One genomic segment of Pandoraea thiooxydans includes these proteins:
- a CDS encoding glutathione S-transferase family protein — MLTLYDHPRSGNCHKVRLFLSMLRLPYQSVFIDVPNGANREPSFTAINPLQQIPVLADGDDSIQDSQAILLYLAHRHAPNWAGAGAREIADIAQWLSFAANEIGNSLQPARLFYLLGEEIDIAAAQAKSLRVMKILDAHLARRPWLAAGRPTIADLACFPYVGLAREGHVPLDDFPHVLDWITRIVALDGYVTMPGLPPPPATPDSARA; from the coding sequence ATGCTGACGCTATACGATCATCCGAGGTCGGGCAATTGCCATAAAGTTCGCCTGTTCCTCTCGATGCTGCGGCTGCCCTATCAAAGCGTGTTCATCGACGTGCCCAACGGCGCCAACCGCGAACCGTCGTTCACCGCCATCAATCCGCTGCAGCAAATTCCGGTGCTGGCCGACGGCGACGACTCGATTCAGGACAGCCAGGCGATCCTGCTTTACCTGGCGCACCGCCACGCCCCCAACTGGGCTGGCGCCGGCGCCCGAGAGATCGCCGATATCGCGCAGTGGCTTTCCTTCGCCGCCAACGAGATCGGCAACAGCCTGCAGCCCGCTCGCCTGTTCTATCTGCTTGGCGAGGAAATCGACATCGCCGCCGCGCAAGCCAAAAGCCTGCGCGTCATGAAAATTCTCGACGCGCACCTGGCGCGCCGCCCGTGGCTGGCCGCCGGCCGGCCCACCATCGCCGACCTGGCCTGTTTTCCGTATGTGGGGCTGGCGCGCGAAGGCCATGTGCCGCTGGACGACTTTCCGCATGTGCTGGACTGGATAACGCGCATCGTCGCCCTTGACGGCTACGTGACGATGCCCGGCCTGCCGCCGCCACCCGCAACGCCGGATAGCGCCCGCGCATGA
- a CDS encoding NAD-dependent succinate-semialdehyde dehydrogenase, translated as MSTAQTIVAAYPAVRLLIGGEWRAAGDTGTLDVLNPASGAVIGQVARATSSDIEDAAHAAAEGFRAWRLVPAVKRAAIMRGAANLLRERSTQIAQLMTLEQGKPLAESRGEILAAADIVDWFAEEGCRIYGRIVAPRSAKAQQLVMKEPVGPVAAFTPWNFPVNQVVRKLAAALAAGCSIVVKASEETPASPAALIEAFADAGVPAGAIGLLYGDPAQISRQLIAHPAIRKVTFTGSTAVGKQLAALAGSHMKRVTMELGGHAPVIVAEDADVECAVKASAVAKFLNAGQVCISPTRFLVHNSVRAQFVEGLVRYAGKLVVGEGLRDTTTLGPLANARRLDAMEALMQDAVTKGARVAAGGERLHDRGYFFAPTVLDQVPRHASIFNEEPFGPVAAVSGFDRLDDAIEEANRLPYGLAGYAFSRSFATIHRLMHQVEVGMLWINQPATPFPELPFGGVKDSGYGSEGGPEALDAYLVSKAVSITAY; from the coding sequence ATGAGCACAGCTCAAACCATCGTCGCGGCCTATCCTGCCGTTCGTCTGCTGATCGGCGGCGAGTGGCGCGCGGCGGGCGACACGGGCACTCTCGATGTGCTGAATCCGGCGAGCGGCGCTGTCATCGGTCAAGTCGCGCGTGCCACCAGCAGCGACATCGAGGATGCGGCCCATGCCGCTGCCGAGGGGTTTCGTGCCTGGCGCCTGGTCCCTGCGGTCAAGCGCGCGGCCATCATGCGCGGCGCGGCGAACTTGTTGCGCGAGCGATCCACACAGATCGCTCAACTCATGACGCTGGAGCAAGGCAAGCCGCTTGCCGAATCGCGCGGGGAAATTCTCGCGGCGGCGGATATCGTCGACTGGTTTGCGGAAGAAGGTTGCCGCATCTATGGCCGGATCGTAGCGCCGCGCAGCGCGAAGGCGCAGCAACTCGTCATGAAGGAGCCGGTTGGTCCGGTTGCCGCGTTCACGCCGTGGAATTTTCCGGTGAATCAGGTCGTGCGCAAGCTCGCAGCGGCTCTGGCGGCGGGTTGCTCGATCGTTGTGAAGGCGTCGGAAGAAACGCCGGCTTCGCCGGCGGCGCTGATCGAGGCGTTCGCCGACGCGGGTGTGCCGGCCGGCGCCATCGGGCTGCTTTACGGCGATCCGGCGCAGATTTCGCGTCAGCTCATCGCGCATCCGGCCATCCGCAAGGTGACCTTTACAGGCTCCACGGCGGTCGGCAAGCAACTGGCGGCGCTCGCGGGCAGCCACATGAAGCGCGTCACAATGGAACTCGGGGGCCACGCGCCGGTGATCGTCGCGGAAGACGCCGATGTCGAATGCGCCGTCAAGGCGAGCGCCGTTGCCAAGTTCCTGAATGCCGGGCAGGTCTGCATTTCGCCGACCCGCTTTCTTGTGCACAACAGCGTGCGCGCGCAGTTCGTGGAAGGCCTGGTGCGGTACGCCGGCAAGCTCGTGGTCGGCGAGGGCCTGCGCGATACCACCACGTTGGGGCCTCTCGCGAACGCAAGACGGCTCGATGCGATGGAAGCGCTCATGCAAGACGCCGTGACGAAAGGCGCGCGCGTGGCCGCAGGCGGCGAGCGACTGCACGATCGGGGCTACTTCTTCGCGCCGACCGTGCTCGACCAGGTGCCGCGCCACGCGTCGATTTTCAACGAAGAGCCGTTCGGCCCCGTCGCGGCGGTGAGCGGCTTCGACCGTCTGGACGACGCCATCGAAGAAGCGAACCGCTTGCCGTACGGTCTCGCGGGCTATGCATTCAGCCGTTCGTTCGCAACGATCCACCGACTGATGCATCAGGTCGAAGTTGGCATGCTCTGGATCAATCAGCCCGCGACGCCGTTTCCCGAACTGCCGTTCGGCGGCGTCAAGGATTCGGGCTATGGGTCCGAGGGCGGGCCGGAGGCGCTGGATGCGTATCTCGTGTCGAAGGCGGTGTCGATTACCGCGTATTAG
- a CDS encoding AraC family transcriptional regulator translates to MTPIDGVAILRSDHPKPPTPMVSKPALCIVAQGAKWATFGGSKLVYRAGQALLVGVEAPSIGRVVEASPDEPCLVLAIELDLAVMRGVADELDELPARKDETGAGIFVTDFDGPLADCALRLVRLIDTPQAISVLRPLILREICYWLLTGAQGGAVAALTLKNGPSQRIIGAINWLRSRFRQTIRIEELAELAQMSPSALHRQFKALTALTPLQYQKQLRLLEARRLMISHAASVESASFEVGYESASQFSREYARMFGKSPKRDATAMQRTLQTTRSNAARKSASGAH, encoded by the coding sequence ATGACGCCGATCGACGGCGTCGCCATTCTGCGGTCGGATCACCCCAAGCCGCCCACCCCGATGGTGTCGAAGCCCGCCCTGTGCATCGTCGCGCAGGGTGCCAAGTGGGCGACGTTCGGCGGCAGCAAGCTGGTCTACAGGGCCGGCCAGGCACTTCTGGTTGGCGTCGAAGCCCCTTCGATCGGGCGCGTCGTGGAAGCAAGCCCGGACGAGCCGTGTCTCGTGCTTGCCATTGAACTCGACCTCGCCGTGATGCGCGGCGTCGCCGATGAGCTGGATGAACTGCCAGCGCGCAAAGACGAGACCGGCGCCGGCATCTTCGTCACCGACTTCGACGGCCCGCTCGCCGATTGCGCGCTGCGCCTGGTGCGCCTGATCGACACGCCGCAAGCGATTTCCGTGTTGCGGCCGCTCATCCTGCGCGAAATCTGCTATTGGCTGCTGACCGGCGCGCAAGGCGGCGCGGTCGCCGCGCTGACGCTGAAGAACGGGCCGTCGCAGCGGATCATCGGCGCGATCAACTGGCTGCGCAGCCGCTTCAGGCAAACCATCCGAATCGAGGAACTCGCCGAGCTGGCGCAGATGAGCCCCTCGGCGCTCCATCGCCAATTCAAGGCGCTGACCGCACTCACGCCGTTGCAGTACCAGAAGCAGCTAAGGTTGCTCGAAGCGCGCCGGCTGATGATTTCACACGCGGCCAGCGTCGAGAGCGCATCGTTCGAGGTCGGGTATGAAAGCGCCTCGCAATTCAGCCGCGAGTACGCCCGCATGTTCGGCAAATCGCCCAAGCGCGACGCGACGGCGATGCAACGCACGCTCCAGACCACTCGCTCCAATGCCGCCCGGAAGAGCGCCAGCGGCGCGCATTAA
- a CDS encoding helix-turn-helix domain-containing protein, which translates to MGYQTRNPRQAPPPDAVIPASGRLVRALRLRRQLTLEQLAEETALSKGHLSRFERGEKALSIAALVRVAQALHTSVASLLGEQVGEDILHVVRASERQLRRVNAGKYAFAPLSRADGNESPTAFLLQLSAESVFGEEAFHGGDEIFFVLSGAIEIELAAHSVILRQGDYAQFPGLVRHRLRGVEPNTEVLIIVADNKVGG; encoded by the coding sequence GTGGGTTATCAAACACGCAATCCCCGGCAGGCGCCGCCGCCCGACGCCGTTATTCCTGCCTCGGGCAGGCTGGTGCGCGCGCTGAGGCTGCGCCGACAGCTGACACTGGAACAACTGGCCGAGGAAACCGCCCTGAGCAAAGGGCATCTGTCGCGCTTCGAGCGCGGGGAAAAGGCGCTGTCGATCGCCGCGCTCGTGCGGGTGGCGCAGGCGCTGCACACCTCGGTCGCATCCTTGCTGGGCGAGCAGGTCGGCGAAGACATTCTTCACGTGGTGCGCGCCTCCGAGCGGCAATTGCGCCGCGTGAACGCCGGCAAATATGCGTTCGCACCGCTTAGCCGAGCCGATGGCAACGAGAGCCCGACCGCGTTTCTGCTGCAGCTATCGGCCGAATCGGTGTTTGGCGAAGAGGCCTTTCACGGCGGCGACGAAATTTTCTTCGTGTTGTCCGGCGCCATCGAAATCGAACTCGCCGCGCACTCGGTGATTCTGCGCCAGGGCGATTATGCGCAGTTTCCGGGTCTGGTCAGGCATCGCCTGCGAGGCGTCGAGCCGAATACCGAGGTGCTGATCATCGTGGCGGACAACAAGGTAGGCGGTTGA
- a CDS encoding aldolase translates to MQHAPKQHFTAAAVDAMATKLDLGQWTEAEKIALTCRMLAMEGHSETLAGQITVRSTDGTYLSTPMAVGFDEVDTRHIIRVDDSLRVVEGDGMANPAVRFHLWVYRRRPDVQCIVHTHPPCVSALSMTGRPLRIAHMDATPFADDCAFLAEWPGLPIADHEGDIISTALGTRRTILLAHHGFLAASSSIEETAYLSMLIERAARNQLLAEATGEIKELDPALARESHDFLLLPSVVKSSFAMFARRVVRQMGVGGL, encoded by the coding sequence ATGCAGCATGCCCCCAAGCAACACTTCACCGCCGCCGCAGTCGACGCGATGGCGACAAAACTCGATCTCGGCCAGTGGACCGAAGCAGAAAAAATCGCCCTCACCTGCCGCATGCTGGCCATGGAAGGACACTCGGAAACCCTGGCCGGGCAAATCACCGTGCGCAGCACCGACGGCACCTACCTGAGCACCCCGATGGCGGTCGGCTTCGACGAAGTCGACACGCGGCACATCATTCGCGTGGACGACTCGCTGCGCGTCGTCGAAGGCGACGGCATGGCCAACCCGGCGGTGCGGTTTCATCTGTGGGTCTATCGCCGCCGGCCCGACGTGCAATGCATCGTTCATACCCACCCGCCCTGCGTGTCGGCCCTGTCGATGACCGGCCGCCCGCTGCGCATCGCGCACATGGACGCCACCCCGTTCGCCGACGACTGCGCCTTTCTCGCCGAATGGCCCGGACTGCCCATCGCCGACCACGAAGGCGACATCATCTCCACCGCGCTAGGCACCCGCCGCACGATCTTGCTCGCTCATCACGGCTTTCTCGCCGCCTCCTCGTCGATCGAGGAAACCGCCTACCTGTCGATGCTGATCGAGCGCGCCGCGCGCAACCAGCTGCTGGCCGAAGCCACCGGCGAGATCAAGGAACTGGATCCGGCGCTGGCCAGGGAATCTCACGATTTCCTGCTGCTGCCGAGTGTCGTGAAGTCGAGCTTTGCGATGTTTGCGCGGCGGGTGGTGCGGCAGATGGGGGTTGGGGGGCTGTGA
- a CDS encoding MFS transporter, which yields MNTAESGITESAPASISSDSRLTRVALASMAGTTIEAFDFLAYGTAAALVFNKLFFPTLDPTAGTLAAFGAFASGLFARPIGGIIFGHFGDRLGRKAILILSLILMGVCTVLIGLLPTYDSLGIWAAVLLVLLRIGQGISFGGELGGAMLMAVEHAPSHRKSLFGSLPQAGAPLGILLSSGAFALMNLLPNASFMSWGWRIPFVASAVLIAVGVFIRMKVEETPDFTAVRQQRKIAAIPAWDVIARHKRPLLLTIGGKLAEVTLIYTIIVFSISYAMANLGFSRSAALNAVVIGSLGQSITIPLFGWLGDKIGARRLYIAGTLLLAVMAVPLFRAMGSGSHVVYTAAVVIALMLNYAIIFGPQSSLYSAQFPAELRYSGMSIGIQIAAALGGGLAPIIATALVAHGGGIGSVGIYLTVLGLVGALSAFLMKPSASD from the coding sequence ATGAATACGGCAGAAAGCGGAATCACTGAATCGGCGCCGGCGAGCATTTCGTCGGATTCGCGCTTGACGCGCGTTGCCTTGGCCTCGATGGCCGGCACCACCATCGAGGCCTTCGACTTCCTGGCCTACGGCACCGCCGCGGCGCTGGTTTTCAACAAGCTGTTCTTCCCGACGCTGGACCCGACCGCCGGCACCCTGGCGGCTTTCGGCGCGTTCGCGTCGGGGCTGTTCGCGCGCCCCATCGGCGGCATCATCTTCGGCCACTTCGGCGATCGGCTGGGCCGCAAGGCCATCCTGATCCTGAGTTTGATCCTGATGGGCGTATGCACCGTGCTGATCGGGCTGCTGCCGACCTATGACTCGCTGGGCATCTGGGCTGCGGTGCTGCTCGTGCTGCTGCGCATCGGTCAGGGGATCTCGTTCGGCGGCGAATTGGGCGGCGCGATGCTGATGGCCGTCGAGCACGCGCCAAGCCACAGAAAATCGCTGTTCGGCAGCCTGCCGCAAGCCGGGGCGCCGCTGGGCATTCTGCTGTCTTCCGGGGCCTTCGCGCTGATGAACCTGTTGCCCAATGCCAGCTTCATGAGCTGGGGTTGGCGCATTCCATTCGTGGCCAGCGCGGTCCTGATCGCGGTGGGCGTCTTTATTCGCATGAAGGTCGAGGAAACGCCCGACTTCACCGCCGTCCGGCAGCAACGCAAGATTGCCGCCATACCCGCCTGGGACGTCATTGCCCGCCACAAGCGGCCGCTGCTGCTGACCATCGGCGGCAAGCTTGCCGAGGTGACGCTGATTTACACCATCATCGTCTTTTCCATCTCGTATGCGATGGCGAATCTGGGGTTTTCCCGTTCGGCCGCACTCAACGCCGTGGTGATCGGATCGCTCGGCCAAAGCATCACGATTCCGCTCTTTGGATGGCTGGGCGACAAGATCGGCGCGCGGCGCCTCTACATCGCCGGCACCCTGCTGCTCGCGGTGATGGCCGTACCGCTATTCCGCGCCATGGGCAGCGGCTCGCACGTCGTCTACACGGCGGCGGTGGTGATCGCGCTGATGCTCAACTACGCGATCATCTTCGGGCCGCAGTCGAGCCTATACAGCGCACAGTTCCCAGCCGAGTTGCGCTATTCGGGGATGTCGATCGGCATTCAGATCGCGGCCGCGCTCGGCGGCGGCCTGGCGCCGATCATTGCCACCGCCTTGGTCGCCCACGGCGGCGGCATCGGCTCGGTCGGCATTTATCTGACGGTGCTGGGCCTCGTCGGCGCACTCAGCGCGTTCCTGATGAAACCCTCGGCATCCGATTGA